Proteins encoded by one window of Xenopus tropicalis strain Nigerian chromosome 6, UCB_Xtro_10.0, whole genome shotgun sequence:
- the rnf139 gene encoding E3 ubiquitin-protein ligase RNF139, which yields MESPPVVVGQRVRAVLDVALRVPSLFITDAILNLPHDASAGFLSLLLQLALRLLGVVASIVVLVLSRRALFKFYMITAALALAATSVLVSYYATLHLNFSRASYSAALGLEFLPSNGPSLWMTLIVLQLIFGIGFITLLQVQSYSQLIILDLLIPTVGFIIELPLGVQQILVFISALVLILYTVACLAFRFRWFYYSTKYTVLLLKHMYQVYGIQLMVEDAWKKIHFPDVLRVFWLTRLATQAVFLFYVVRESSSDAGEVSYFIPWNDLSELVCNLIINGCDSTLTVLGMSAVISSIAHYLGLGILAFIGSTEEEDKRLGFVAPVLFFILALQTGLSGLKPEERLVRLCRNMCLLLTAVLHFIHGMTDPVLMSLSASHVSSYRRHLPVLLVSVCLFVLPVLLSCVLWHYYALNTWLFAVTAFCVELCLKVIVSLTVYTLFMIDGYYSVLWEKLDDYVYYVRSTGSIIEFIFGVIMFGNGAYTMMFESGSKIRACMMCLHAYFNIYLQAKNGWKTFMNRRKAVKKINSLPEVKGSESREIDDVCAICYQEFHTSARITPCHHYFHALCLRKWLYIQDTCPMCHQKVYIDDDSKENASVSNNNGFVAPNEEPAQPDADREADQELEEQNLSEDDSVECDDEEWTTEPHNSTSEEHVSDDTDSLGE from the exons ATGGAGTCCCCTCCGGTGGTGGTCGGGCAGCGGGTACGGGCCGTGCTGGATGTGGCCTTGCGGGTTCCCTCTCTCTTTATCACGGACGCCATCCTGAACTTGCCCCACGATGCCTCTGCCGGCTTCCTGTCACTGCTGCTGCAGCTGGCGCTCAGACTGCTGG GTGTTGTGGCATCCATTGTTGTGCTGGTGTTGTCTCGCAGAGCACTTTTCAAGTTCTACATGATCACGGCGGCCCTAGCGCTGGCTGCAACTTCAGTGTTGGTCAGTTACTATGCCACCTTGCACTTGAACTTTTCCCGTGCCTCCTACTCCGCGGCTTTGGGGCTTGAATTTCTTCCTTCCAACGGACCTTCCCTATGGATGACGCTTATTGTATTACAACTTATTTTTGGCATTGGTTTCATCACGTTACTCCAGGTCCAGTCCTACTCCCAGCTAATAATACTTGACCTGCTGATCCCCACAGTTGGCTTTATAATAGAACTTCCACTCGGCGTGCAACAAATTTTGGTTTTCATTTCTGCCCTCGTTCTCATACTCTACACTGTAGCTTGCTTGGCTTTCCGCTTCAGATGGTTCTACTACTCAACGAAATATACCGTGCTCCTCCTCAAGCACATGTACCAAGTGTATGGAATACAGCTCATGGTTGAGGATGCTTGGAAAAAGATTCACTTCCCAGACGTGCTGCGCGTTTTCTGGCTGACGCGCTTAGCGACCCAAGCCGTGTTCTTATTCTACGTGGTCAGAGAGTCGAGCAGCGACGCGGGAGAGGTTTCTTACTTTATACCTTGGAATGACCTTTCGGAACTTGTGTGCAACCTAATTATCAATGGCTGCGATTCCACCCTAACAGTATTGGGAATGAGCGCGGTGATCTCGTCAATTGCCCATTACTTGGGCCTGGGAATTCTAGCCTTCATCGGGTCGACGGAGGAAGAGGATAAGCGGCTCGGCTTTGTGGCACCAGTGCTGTTCTTCATATTGGCTCTCCAAACTGGACTGAGTGGGTTGAAACCGGAGGAACGACTTGTCCGCCTTTGTCGAAACATGTGCCTTTTGTTAACAGCAGTCTTGCATTTCATCCACGGAATGACTGACCCCGTGCTAATGTCACTTAGTGCCTCCCATGTGTCATCGTACCGCAGGCACCTTCCAGTATTGCTGGTTTCTGTTTGCCTTTTTGTTCTTCCAGTTCTGCTCAGTTGTGTGCTGTGGCACTACTATGCACTTAACACATGGCTGTTTGCCGTCACGGCATTCTGCGTAGAGCTTTGCTTGAAAGTCATTGTTTCTCTGACAGTCTACACACTGTTTATGATTGACGGTTACTACAGCGTGCTGTGGGAAAAGCTCGACGACTACGTCTACTACGTGCGCTCAACTGGTAGTATTATCGAATTCATCTTCGGAGTAATCATGTTCGGAAATGGGGCCTACACGATGATGTTTGAATCTGGCAGCAAGATCCGGGCATGCATGATGTGTCTGCACGCTTACTTCAACATCTACCTGCAAGCCAAGAACGGGTGGAAGACCTTCATGAACCGGAGGAAAgctgtgaaaaaaataaactCGCTTCCAGAAGTCAAGGGTTCGGAATCACGAGAGATAGACGACGTGTGTGCGATCTGCTACCAAGAGTTCCACACCTCTGCCCGTATTACCCCATGCCACCATTACTTTCATGCCCTTTGCCTTCGCAAGTGGTTGTACATACAAGACACTTGTCCTATGTGCCATCAGAAAGTATATATCGACGATGATTCAAAAGAGAACGCCTCTGTATCCAACAATAATGGTTTTGTGGCGCCCAACGAGGAACCCGCGCAACCCGACGCTGATCGGGAGGCGGATCAGGAACTCGAGGAGCAAAACCTCAGCGAAGACGACAGCGTGGAGTGCGACGACGAGGAATGGACGACAGAACCGCACAACTCCACTTCTGAGGAACACGTCAGCGACGATACAGACTCTCTTGGGGAATAA